From the Francisella frigiditurris genome, one window contains:
- the gap gene encoding type I glyceraldehyde-3-phosphate dehydrogenase: protein MRIAINGFGRIGRLAFRQMFGKEGIEIVAINGLATSEMVAHLLKYDSTQGRYSKSNTVFAKDNALIVDGKEINLLGEEDASKLPWKELDIDVVLECTGAYVSKAKSQAHIDAGAKKVVISAPAGNDLPTVVYGVNDDILKAGDTIVSAASCTTNCLAPMAKVLHEFATIEKGFMTTIHAYTGDQNTLDGPHRKNDLRRARAAAVNIVPNSTGAAKAIGLVIPDLAGKLDGAAQRVPVATGSLTELVAVVSKKVSAEEINAVMKASSSDSFGYTEDEIVSSDVIGITYGSLFDATQTKVTPLGDKSLVKVVAWYDNEMSYTEQMVKVAEKLASL from the coding sequence ATGAGAATAGCGATAAATGGATTTGGTAGAATAGGGCGTTTAGCTTTTCGTCAGATGTTTGGTAAGGAAGGAATAGAAATCGTTGCCATAAATGGATTAGCTACTTCAGAGATGGTAGCTCATTTATTAAAATATGACTCGACGCAAGGTAGATATTCTAAGTCCAATACAGTATTTGCTAAAGATAATGCTCTTATAGTTGATGGAAAAGAAATAAATCTTTTGGGTGAGGAAGATGCTTCTAAACTACCGTGGAAAGAATTAGATATTGACGTTGTGTTAGAGTGTACGGGAGCTTATGTTTCAAAGGCTAAATCTCAGGCTCATATTGATGCAGGTGCTAAAAAAGTTGTGATTTCTGCCCCTGCTGGAAATGATCTTCCAACAGTCGTTTATGGAGTGAATGATGATATTTTGAAAGCTGGAGACACTATAGTTTCAGCTGCTTCATGCACTACGAACTGTTTAGCGCCGATGGCCAAAGTGTTACATGAGTTTGCTACTATAGAAAAAGGCTTCATGACGACTATCCATGCATATACGGGTGATCAAAATACTTTAGATGGTCCACATCGTAAAAATGATTTACGTCGTGCTAGAGCAGCAGCAGTAAATATCGTACCAAATTCTACTGGTGCAGCTAAAGCTATTGGTCTTGTAATTCCTGATCTTGCTGGAAAATTAGATGGCGCTGCTCAACGTGTTCCAGTGGCAACTGGTTCACTAACAGAGCTAGTTGCTGTTGTTTCTAAAAAAGTTTCTGCTGAAGAGATTAATGCTGTAATGAAAGCTTCTTCTAGTGATTCTTTTGGTTATACTGAAGATGAGATAGTTTCTTCAGATGTTATTGGTATTACGTATGGTTCTTTATTTGATGCAACTCAGACTAAGGTTACTCCATTAGGAGATAAGTCATTAGTTAAAGTTGTGGCATGGTATGACAACGAAATGTCTTATACTGAACAAATGGTGAAAGTAGCTGAAAAACTAGCATCTCTATAA
- a CDS encoding phosphoglycerate kinase — MDFLSVKDVDLKNKKVVVRVDFNVPVKDGKVTSKVRIEAAIPTVEYILKKGGSVILLSHLGRPTESEYNPEFSLEPVAKALEEIIKKPVRFEKNWLDGISINEGEIVLCDNVRFNKGEKKCDETLSKKMAALGDVFVMDAFATAHRAEASTYGIAKYVKVACAGLLLDAEIKALELALKSPKKPMTAIVGGSKVSTKLSVLHNLLNKVETLIVGGGIANTFIKAEGHSVGKSLYEEELVEEAKGILEEAKKLGVKIPVPVDVRVAKEFSESAKATIKDVSEVKEDEMILDIGPKSEAIITKIVNSSKTILWNGPLGVFEFVNFEEGTKALSLAIAESDAFSVAGGGDTIAAIEKFDIKDKISYISTAGGAFLEFLEGKKLPAVEILKERFK, encoded by the coding sequence ATGGACTTTTTAAGTGTGAAAGATGTTGATTTAAAAAATAAGAAAGTTGTTGTAAGAGTTGATTTTAATGTCCCAGTTAAAGATGGCAAAGTAACTAGTAAAGTCAGAATTGAAGCTGCTATTCCTACAGTTGAGTATATTCTAAAGAAAGGTGGTTCAGTTATTCTTTTATCACATTTAGGAAGACCAACTGAAAGTGAATATAATCCAGAATTTTCTTTAGAGCCAGTTGCTAAAGCATTAGAAGAAATTATCAAAAAGCCAGTGAGGTTCGAAAAGAATTGGTTAGATGGGATTTCTATAAATGAAGGTGAAATAGTTCTTTGTGATAATGTTCGCTTTAATAAAGGTGAAAAGAAATGTGATGAAACTCTTTCTAAAAAAATGGCAGCATTAGGTGATGTGTTCGTTATGGATGCATTTGCTACAGCACATAGGGCTGAAGCTTCTACTTACGGTATTGCAAAATATGTTAAGGTTGCTTGTGCGGGACTTCTTTTAGATGCTGAGATCAAAGCTTTAGAGCTGGCATTAAAATCTCCTAAAAAGCCTATGACTGCTATAGTTGGTGGCTCAAAAGTTTCAACTAAACTATCAGTGTTACATAACCTATTAAATAAAGTTGAGACTTTAATTGTAGGTGGAGGTATTGCCAATACTTTTATAAAGGCAGAAGGTCACAGTGTAGGTAAGTCTTTGTATGAAGAAGAACTTGTCGAAGAAGCTAAGGGTATTTTAGAAGAAGCTAAAAAGCTAGGTGTTAAGATTCCTGTTCCAGTAGATGTTAGAGTAGCAAAAGAGTTTAGTGAGTCAGCAAAAGCAACAATAAAAGATGTTTCTGAAGTAAAAGAAGATGAAATGATTTTGGATATTGGGCCTAAGTCTGAAGCAATAATAACAAAGATAGTGAACTCTTCTAAAACTATTTTATGGAATGGACCTTTAGGTGTTTTTGAGTTTGTTAATTTTGAAGAAGGAACAAAAGCTTTATCTTTAGCTATAGCTGAATCCGATGCTTTTTCTGTTGCAGGTGGAGGAGATACTATAGCCGCTATAGAGAAGTTTGATATAAAAGATAAAATCTCTTATATATCTACAGCAGGAGGCGCTTTCTTGGAATTTTTAGAAGGTAAGAAATTACCAGCAGTAGAAATACTTAAAGAAAGGTTTAAGTAG
- the pyk gene encoding pyruvate kinase gives MRRTKILATLGPASESREVLKAMIEAGVNAVRCNFSHGTAEEHRKRVELVRELAKELDTYVGILGDLQGPKIRLSKFKDGSVIIKKGQTFTLDANLGVNEGDEKAVSIDYKELVDDVQPKDILLVDDGKIVLEVTTVENKKVHCKVIVGGKVSNNKGINKKGGGLTAPALTDKDKEDIKLAAMLKVDFLAVSFVRDGDDIRYARQLINDAGWKPALVAKIERAEAVEKENLKGIIQATDLVMVARGDLAVEIGDENVPAIQKMIISKARQNEKASITATQMMESMIENSSPTRAEASDVANAVFDGTDAVMLSAETAAGQYPVETVESMARICDAAEHSQWTHIVKKNRVAEYNRIDHAVSVAAVHIANDISAKALLVLTEGGNTSRWMSRLNSDLPIYALSRNAPTLGAMTLYRGVIPIFFDSTRMSKLYVNRCACMELEKRNLVADGDPVVLTSGDSMGVHGSTNKIKVIIAGHVK, from the coding sequence ATGAGACGAACTAAAATATTAGCGACTCTAGGTCCAGCGAGCGAGTCAAGAGAAGTTCTTAAGGCTATGATAGAAGCTGGTGTTAACGCAGTAAGATGTAACTTTTCTCATGGTACAGCAGAAGAGCATAGAAAACGAGTAGAGCTTGTTAGAGAGTTGGCAAAAGAATTAGATACATATGTTGGTATTTTAGGAGATTTGCAAGGACCTAAAATTAGGCTATCTAAATTTAAAGATGGTTCTGTGATTATAAAAAAAGGACAGACTTTTACGTTAGATGCTAATTTGGGAGTTAATGAAGGTGATGAAAAAGCCGTTTCAATAGACTATAAAGAATTAGTTGATGACGTTCAACCAAAAGATATATTGCTTGTTGATGATGGAAAAATTGTTTTAGAAGTAACTACAGTTGAAAATAAAAAAGTTCATTGTAAAGTGATTGTTGGTGGAAAAGTTTCAAATAATAAAGGTATTAATAAAAAAGGTGGTGGATTGACAGCACCTGCTTTGACTGATAAAGATAAAGAAGATATTAAACTTGCAGCTATGCTTAAAGTTGATTTCTTAGCTGTTTCGTTTGTTAGAGATGGTGATGATATTAGATATGCTAGACAGCTTATTAATGATGCTGGTTGGAAGCCTGCTTTAGTAGCAAAAATTGAAAGAGCTGAAGCTGTAGAAAAAGAGAACCTTAAAGGTATTATTCAAGCTACAGATTTAGTAATGGTTGCGAGAGGCGATCTTGCTGTGGAAATAGGTGATGAAAATGTACCTGCTATACAAAAAATGATTATTAGTAAAGCAAGGCAGAATGAAAAAGCATCTATTACAGCAACTCAAATGATGGAGTCTATGATAGAGAACTCATCACCAACAAGAGCAGAAGCTTCTGATGTTGCAAATGCTGTTTTTGATGGAACTGATGCAGTAATGCTTTCTGCAGAGACAGCAGCTGGTCAATACCCTGTGGAAACTGTAGAGTCTATGGCAAGAATATGCGATGCTGCTGAACATAGTCAGTGGACACATATTGTTAAAAAGAATAGGGTGGCAGAGTATAATCGTATTGATCATGCAGTTTCTGTAGCTGCAGTGCATATTGCAAATGATATTTCAGCTAAAGCTTTGTTGGTTTTAACTGAAGGTGGAAACACTTCAAGATGGATGTCTAGGTTGAACTCTGACTTACCAATTTATGCGCTTTCAAGAAATGCACCGACTCTTGGAGCAATGACTCTATATAGAGGAGTTATTCCAATATTTTTTGATTCTACAAGAATGTCTAAACTGTATGTTAATAGATGTGCTTGTATGGAACTTGAAAAAAGAAACTTAGTAGCGGATGGAGATCCTGTAGTATTAACAAGTGGTGATAGTATGGGAGTGCATGGAAGCACTAACAAAATTAAAGTAATAATAGCTGGACACGTTAAATAA
- the fba gene encoding class II fructose-bisphosphate aldolase (catalyzes the reversible aldol condensation of dihydroxyacetonephosphate and glyceraldehyde 3-phosphate in the Calvin cycle, glycolysis, and/or gluconeogenesis), producing MALVSLRQLLDHAAENNYGIPAFNVNNLEQVRAVMEAADKINSPVILQGSAGARKYAGAPFIKHLIEAAVEEYPHIPVCMHQDHGTSPDVCQRSIQLGFSSVMMDGSLMSDGKTPASYEYNVEVTKRAAEMAHACGVSVEGELGCLGSLETGQAGEEDGIGAEGTLSKEQLLTDPEEAADFVRKTKVDALAIAIGTSHGAYKFTKPPTGDVLSIKRVKEIHARIPNTHLVMHGSSSVPQDWLEVINTYGGNMGETYGVPVEEIVEAIKYGVRKVNIDTDLRMAATGAIRRFLAENPAEFDPRKYLAISKKAMSEICEARYIAFGSAGQASKIKPISLEKMFQRYETGELDPQIK from the coding sequence ATGGCTTTAGTTTCATTAAGGCAGTTGCTAGATCATGCTGCAGAGAACAATTACGGAATACCTGCATTTAATGTGAATAATCTAGAGCAGGTTAGAGCAGTTATGGAAGCGGCTGATAAGATTAATTCACCAGTAATTTTACAAGGTTCAGCTGGTGCAAGAAAATATGCTGGAGCACCTTTTATTAAACATTTAATTGAAGCAGCAGTGGAGGAGTATCCACATATTCCAGTATGTATGCACCAAGATCATGGTACATCTCCTGATGTTTGTCAAAGATCTATTCAATTAGGATTTTCATCTGTGATGATGGACGGATCTCTAATGAGTGATGGAAAAACTCCAGCGAGTTATGAATATAATGTTGAAGTAACAAAAAGAGCAGCAGAAATGGCTCATGCTTGTGGAGTGTCAGTTGAAGGGGAGCTTGGTTGTTTAGGTTCTTTAGAAACTGGGCAAGCAGGTGAGGAAGATGGAATTGGTGCTGAAGGGACATTATCTAAAGAGCAACTTCTAACAGACCCTGAAGAAGCAGCTGATTTTGTAAGAAAAACTAAGGTAGATGCTTTAGCTATTGCTATAGGAACAAGCCATGGTGCTTATAAGTTTACTAAGCCACCTACTGGAGATGTTTTATCAATTAAAAGAGTAAAAGAAATTCATGCAAGAATTCCAAACACTCATTTAGTAATGCATGGCTCTTCATCAGTTCCTCAAGATTGGCTAGAAGTTATTAATACTTATGGTGGAAATATGGGTGAAACTTATGGTGTGCCGGTTGAAGAGATTGTTGAGGCAATTAAGTACGGCGTAAGAAAAGTTAATATAGACACTGATTTAAGAATGGCGGCAACAGGCGCTATAAGAAGATTCTTGGCAGAGAATCCAGCAGAGTTTGATCCAAGAAAATATCTTGCAATATCTAAAAAAGCGATGAGTGAAATATGCGAAGCTAGATATATTGCATTTGGTTCAGCAGGCCAAGCATCTAAAATTAAACCAATTTCTTTAGAAAAAATGTTTCAAAGATATGAGACTGGTGAGCTAGATCCTCAAATAAAATAA
- a CDS encoding DMT family transporter, with translation MKTNSNKHFISILLLLILGTIWGSGYTIARFCMTHGVHPLGYSFWQSLGPMIALLVIVIVAKIPFSIKPKYIHYYLACGILGIVIPNTIMYFCAQHIPSGLLTVLINTVPIIIFPLSILFSLERFDLKRFILVLIGFIGILFTILSNLNLPEINNIPWTIIALVAPFSFALCAVWIAAFKPLPSNFLSLSLGMLTTSTIILIPITLSLGHFHPISFPLNINDWLILLEIILSSIGYVILFILIKVAGPIYYSLVGGVASAVGLMWGEIFYDENLNTNSWIGVSLILITIISLTILLKRKYKVE, from the coding sequence ATGAAAACAAATTCAAATAAACACTTTATCTCTATACTTTTATTGCTTATTCTTGGTACTATTTGGGGCTCTGGCTATACTATAGCTAGATTCTGTATGACTCACGGAGTTCATCCACTTGGATATAGCTTCTGGCAATCATTAGGACCAATGATTGCTTTATTAGTTATAGTAATTGTGGCAAAGATTCCTTTTTCTATTAAGCCTAAATACATTCATTATTATTTAGCTTGTGGAATATTAGGAATTGTCATTCCAAATACTATTATGTATTTTTGTGCTCAACATATTCCCTCTGGCTTATTAACTGTATTAATTAATACTGTGCCAATTATAATTTTTCCGTTAAGCATTTTATTTTCTTTAGAAAGATTTGATTTAAAGAGATTTATCCTTGTGCTAATTGGTTTTATCGGAATTTTATTTACTATACTAAGTAATTTAAATCTTCCGGAGATAAATAACATCCCTTGGACAATTATTGCTTTAGTAGCACCTTTCTCATTTGCTTTATGTGCTGTATGGATTGCAGCATTTAAACCATTGCCTAGTAATTTTCTAAGCCTCTCTTTAGGAATGCTTACAACATCAACTATTATACTCATACCTATCACATTAAGCTTAGGACACTTTCACCCTATTAGTTTTCCATTAAATATAAATGACTGGTTGATATTATTGGAAATAATATTATCAAGTATTGGCTATGTGATTCTTTTTATATTAATCAAAGTTGCAGGACCTATCTACTACTCTCTAGTTGGTGGAGTTGCTTCTGCAGTAGGATTAATGTGGGGAGAAATATTCTATGATGAAAACTTAAACACAAACTCATGGATAGGTGTCAGTTTAATATTAATCACCATAATATCTTTAACGATACTATTAAAAAGAAAATATAAAGTTGAATAA
- the ubiD gene encoding 4-hydroxy-3-polyprenylbenzoate decarboxylase → MKSFKDLREFITYLEENNHLKKISQKISPFLEMTEISDRVLRSKGPALLFTNPDHRSNIPVLTNLFGTPERIAIALGLDSVDELKELGELLAYLKEPEPPKGFKDAIDKFPIFKQVLNMSPKVVKKPVCQEVVIDKDNINLHSLPIQVCWPKDVAPLITWGLVITNSLRKERLNLGIYRLQLLGKNKLIMRWLHHRGGALDYQAWCKKHGDKPFPVAVAIGADPATTLAAVTPIPDTLSEYAFAGLLKKQKAEVANALTSDLLVPAHTEIVLEGFIYRNETAPEGPYGDHTGYYNEVEEFPVFTVEKITHRKNPIYHSTYTGRPPDEPAILGVSFNEIFTPIIRKQFPEIIDFYLPPEGCSYRMAIVSIKKQYPGHAKRVMMGVWSYLRQFMYTKFVIIVDDDINVRSWEDVIWAITTRMDPTRDTTLIDNTPIDYLDFASPISGLGSKMGLDATNKMPGETSREWGEKIEMSEEVKKKIDEIWESLKLN, encoded by the coding sequence ATGAAATCTTTTAAAGATCTAAGAGAATTTATTACATATCTTGAAGAGAATAATCATCTAAAGAAAATATCTCAAAAAATATCTCCCTTCTTAGAAATGACTGAAATCTCTGATCGTGTCCTAAGAAGCAAGGGTCCTGCTCTACTATTTACAAATCCTGATCATCGCTCAAACATTCCTGTATTGACAAATCTTTTTGGAACTCCTGAAAGAATTGCAATTGCTTTAGGCTTAGATAGTGTTGATGAATTAAAGGAACTTGGAGAGCTTTTAGCATATTTAAAAGAACCTGAACCACCTAAAGGGTTTAAAGATGCTATAGATAAATTCCCTATCTTCAAACAAGTTCTCAACATGTCACCCAAAGTGGTAAAAAAACCTGTTTGCCAAGAAGTTGTGATTGATAAAGATAATATAAATCTTCACAGTCTCCCAATTCAAGTTTGTTGGCCTAAGGATGTTGCTCCTCTAATAACATGGGGACTAGTTATAACTAACAGCTTAAGAAAAGAAAGACTAAACCTAGGTATATACAGGCTCCAACTTTTAGGTAAAAATAAACTTATTATGAGATGGTTACATCATCGTGGTGGTGCCTTAGATTATCAAGCATGGTGTAAAAAACATGGAGATAAACCCTTTCCTGTAGCTGTAGCTATTGGTGCTGATCCAGCAACTACTTTAGCGGCTGTAACACCCATTCCAGATACTTTATCTGAATATGCTTTTGCTGGACTATTAAAAAAGCAAAAAGCAGAAGTTGCGAATGCTCTTACTAGTGATCTACTAGTGCCTGCTCATACAGAAATAGTACTCGAAGGATTCATATATCGTAATGAAACTGCACCTGAAGGCCCTTATGGTGATCACACAGGATACTATAACGAAGTTGAGGAGTTTCCTGTCTTTACAGTTGAAAAAATAACTCATCGTAAAAACCCTATTTATCATAGTACATATACAGGTAGACCACCTGATGAGCCTGCTATATTAGGCGTATCGTTTAATGAAATTTTTACTCCAATTATTCGTAAACAATTCCCTGAGATTATAGATTTCTATCTACCTCCGGAAGGTTGCTCTTACCGTATGGCTATTGTTAGTATTAAAAAACAATATCCTGGACATGCAAAACGAGTCATGATGGGAGTTTGGTCATATTTACGTCAATTTATGTACACTAAATTTGTTATCATTGTAGATGATGATATAAATGTACGTAGCTGGGAAGATGTTATATGGGCCATAACCACACGCATGGACCCAACCCGTGACACCACTCTAATTGATAATACTCCTATAGATTATTTAGATTTTGCTTCTCCAATATCTGGCTTAGGCTCAAAAATGGGTCTAGATGCAACAAATAAAATGCCAGGAGAAACTTCTAGAGAGTGGGGAGAAAAAATCGAAATGTCTGAAGAAGTTAAAAAGAAAATCGATGAAATCTGGGAAAGCCTAAAACTCAACTAA
- the rho gene encoding transcription termination factor Rho, with amino-acid sequence MNLNELKYKSVNELMEIAQGLDLESLRARKQELIFSILKHYADNGEDIYGEGILEVLQDGYGFLRSSDSSYFASPDDIYVSPAFIRKLNLRTGDSIVGKIRPPRDSEKYFAVKHIDSVNFDSPEQARKKILFENLTPEYAKERLKMEIGNGSSEDITARVIDLAAPFGKGQRGLIVAPPKTGKTIMMQNIATSIAKNHPECNLIMLLIDERPEEVTEMQRSVRGEVVASTFDEPAARHVQLAEIVIEKAKRLVEHKQDVVILLDSITRLARAYNTVSPASGRVLSGGVEANALQKPKRFFGAARNTAEGGSLTIIATALVETGSKMDEVIFEEFKGTGNMELHLDRKIAERRVYPAISFDRSGTRREELLTTQDELQKLWILRKILGGMEDVQAMEFLTEKMKSSLTNEEFFEIMKRGAI; translated from the coding sequence ATGAATCTTAATGAATTAAAGTACAAGTCTGTTAACGAACTTATGGAAATTGCTCAAGGTCTTGATCTTGAATCACTTAGAGCAAGAAAACAAGAATTAATATTTTCTATACTTAAGCACTATGCTGATAATGGTGAAGATATCTACGGTGAAGGTATATTAGAAGTCTTACAAGATGGCTATGGATTTCTTAGATCGTCTGATAGCTCATACTTTGCTAGCCCCGATGATATTTATGTCTCACCTGCTTTTATCAGAAAATTAAACTTAAGAACTGGTGACAGCATTGTTGGTAAAATTCGCCCTCCAAGAGATAGTGAAAAATATTTCGCAGTTAAACACATTGATAGCGTTAACTTTGATTCTCCAGAACAAGCTAGAAAGAAAATTTTATTTGAAAACCTAACTCCTGAATATGCTAAAGAAAGGCTAAAAATGGAAATAGGTAATGGCTCTAGTGAAGATATCACTGCAAGGGTTATCGATTTGGCAGCACCTTTTGGTAAAGGTCAACGTGGACTTATTGTTGCTCCACCAAAGACTGGTAAAACTATTATGATGCAAAATATTGCAACATCTATTGCTAAAAACCATCCTGAATGTAACTTAATTATGCTACTTATCGATGAGCGCCCAGAGGAAGTAACTGAAATGCAACGCTCTGTAAGGGGTGAAGTGGTAGCATCTACGTTTGATGAACCTGCTGCTCGTCACGTCCAATTAGCTGAAATTGTGATCGAAAAAGCAAAAAGACTTGTTGAACATAAGCAAGACGTGGTTATTCTTTTAGACTCAATAACAAGATTAGCGAGAGCTTATAACACTGTTTCCCCTGCATCTGGTAGAGTACTTTCTGGAGGTGTCGAAGCAAATGCTTTACAAAAACCTAAGAGATTCTTTGGTGCAGCAAGAAATACAGCTGAAGGTGGTAGCTTAACAATCATTGCAACAGCTCTTGTTGAAACTGGTTCTAAAATGGATGAGGTTATCTTTGAGGAGTTTAAAGGTACTGGTAACATGGAGCTTCACCTTGATCGTAAAATTGCTGAACGTCGTGTATACCCTGCTATTAGTTTTGATAGATCTGGTACTCGTAGAGAAGAGTTACTTACAACTCAAGATGAATTACAAAAACTTTGGATTCTACGTAAGATTCTTGGTGGCATGGAAGATGTACAAGCTATGGAATTCTTAACTGAAAAAATGAAATCTTCTTTAACTAATGAAGAATTTTTTGAAATCATGAAAAGAGGCGCTATCTAA
- the trxA gene encoding thioredoxin, with protein MSKCVDISDDQFISEVIESKTPVLLDFWAPWCGPCKMIAPILDQVAAHYGDKVKICKLNIDENEETAMKFGVRGVPTLMLFKNGENAETKVGVVQKTQLIAMIDKYL; from the coding sequence ATGTCAAAATGTGTAGATATTTCTGATGATCAATTCATAAGCGAAGTTATTGAAAGCAAAACTCCTGTGTTATTAGACTTTTGGGCTCCTTGGTGTGGACCATGCAAAATGATTGCTCCAATATTAGATCAAGTTGCTGCTCATTATGGTGATAAAGTAAAAATCTGCAAACTTAACATAGATGAGAATGAAGAAACTGCTATGAAGTTTGGCGTTCGTGGAGTGCCAACTTTAATGCTTTTTAAAAATGGAGAAAATGCTGAAACAAAAGTAGGTGTTGTTCAAAAAACTCAATTAATCGCTATGATCGATAAGTATCTATAG
- a CDS encoding Ppx/GppA phosphatase family protein, with translation MSKRIATVDLGSNSFHMLICEISDSGEVNTIYKQKEKIQLRAGLSKDLTIDDETQARAIACLESFSREIRNYQVEYVEAVGTYTLRKARRNIRVFKKKLSKALGTKIRIISGKEEARLVYVGARQALDNVITTNKTLIVDIGGGSTEIVIGRGDSILASRSLDVGCVGVQNDFFSEGKLTFDNFFKAVEETKKLIEPIVKKYKYIGWDVALGSSGTIQSVIKINSTLNKQDNVNQLFLNDLITKMIAKELVQNISFDGLREDRVNVIAGGVAILYAVFDSFGIVSMERSKGAVREGVLYEIVKKKFKKVS, from the coding sequence ATGTCTAAGCGAATAGCTACAGTTGATCTTGGCTCTAACAGTTTTCATATGCTTATTTGTGAAATTTCTGATAGTGGTGAAGTAAACACTATTTACAAACAAAAAGAAAAAATACAGTTAAGAGCAGGGCTAAGTAAAGACTTAACTATAGATGATGAAACTCAAGCTAGAGCTATAGCATGCCTAGAGTCTTTTTCTAGAGAGATTAGAAACTATCAAGTTGAGTATGTAGAGGCTGTAGGTACATATACCTTACGAAAAGCTAGAAGGAATATTCGAGTTTTTAAGAAAAAGCTGAGTAAGGCTTTAGGAACTAAGATAAGAATAATATCTGGAAAAGAAGAAGCTAGGCTTGTGTATGTGGGAGCTAGACAAGCTTTAGATAATGTTATAACTACAAATAAAACACTTATAGTTGATATAGGTGGTGGATCTACTGAGATAGTGATTGGTAGAGGAGATTCAATACTGGCGTCAAGAAGTCTTGATGTTGGTTGTGTAGGTGTGCAAAATGACTTTTTTAGTGAAGGGAAATTAACATTTGATAATTTCTTTAAAGCAGTTGAAGAAACAAAGAAGCTTATAGAGCCGATCGTTAAAAAATATAAATATATAGGCTGGGATGTTGCTCTTGGTTCTTCTGGAACGATACAATCTGTTATAAAAATAAACTCAACGTTAAATAAGCAAGATAATGTAAATCAATTATTTTTAAATGATCTTATCACTAAAATGATAGCAAAAGAGTTAGTTCAAAATATTAGTTTTGATGGCTTGAGAGAAGATAGGGTGAATGTAATAGCTGGTGGCGTTGCAATTTTGTATGCTGTTTTTGATTCATTTGGAATAGTTTCTATGGAAAGATCGAAAGGGGCTGTTAGGGAAGGAGTTCTTTATGAAATTGTTAAGAAAAAATTTAAAAAGGTTTCATGA